A window of Dorea formicigenerans contains these coding sequences:
- a CDS encoding translation factor GTPase family protein produces the protein MGTTSETKPKRYISVGLLAHVDSGKTTLSEGILYLTGQIRKPGRVDHGDAFLDNYALERQRGITIFSKQAVFQLGDSQVTLLDTPGHVDFSAEMERTLQVLDYAVLVVSGADGVQGHTRTLWNLLARYRIPTFIFVNKMDQPGTDKTLILKELKKKLDASCVDMEDPEDIAMGDERALEEYLEAGEVSIDTISQMIADRQIFPCYFGAALKLQGVQELLDGVGKYVGDNVSANYDQADNRLQNSGDAQQFGARVYKISRDPQGNRLTHMKITSGELKVKSLLKGGQVSEPWEEKADQIRIYSGEKFETVQQAKAGMICAVTGLKHTFPGEGLGIEAGKQAVTPMLEPVLNYQVYFPDQVDAHTMLGYMRQIEEEDPMLRVIWNEELGEIHVQLMGEVQTEILKSLVSERFGVDVTFGTGNIVYKETIKNVVEGVGHYEPLRHYAEVHLILEPGLPGSGLEFATDCSTDDLDLNWQRLILTHLLEREHRGVLLGAAITDMKITLVAGRAHLKHTEGGDFRQSTYRAVRQGLMQAESVLLEPYYEFRLEVPSEMIGRALTDVQRMYGEFAPPKTDGDQSVLTGSAPVACMRDYQKEVVSYTRGRGRLTLVFQGYAPCHNTEEILENAGYDPEADNENPTGSIFCSHGAGYYVPWQEVPEHMHISSKLEEYLRKDKDAEEMHEEADGNGRGVLRNGAAGGSPSKSGRSRDFGAEDRELEEIFMRTYGKIERKKPGNGPRTIIAQSQYKEEKPQEKVAEYLLVDGYNVIFAWDELKELAKVNIESARNKLMDILSNYQGFKKCTVILVFDAYKVDGDTLEIQKYHNIHVVYTKQAETADQYIEKVVHHIGRKRHVTVVTSDGVEQVVTQGQGSALISSREFYEEVEITRRQIQEEIKERTGGTKNYLFDHMDEAFVKEMEDVRLGKKDI, from the coding sequence GTGGGAACGACATCTGAAACTAAACCAAAACGATATATCAGCGTGGGGCTTCTGGCACATGTGGATTCTGGAAAGACAACGCTTTCAGAAGGAATCCTTTATCTGACAGGACAGATCCGTAAGCCGGGGCGTGTAGATCATGGGGATGCGTTCCTTGACAACTACGCACTGGAACGACAGAGGGGGATTACGATTTTTTCCAAGCAGGCAGTGTTTCAGCTTGGTGACAGCCAGGTGACACTTCTGGATACACCAGGGCATGTGGATTTTTCTGCGGAAATGGAGCGGACGCTCCAGGTGCTGGATTATGCGGTTTTGGTAGTCAGCGGAGCTGATGGCGTGCAGGGACACACCCGCACGCTCTGGAATCTGCTTGCGCGCTACCGGATTCCGACATTCATATTTGTCAATAAAATGGATCAGCCGGGGACGGACAAGACGCTGATTCTAAAAGAGCTGAAGAAAAAACTGGATGCTTCCTGTGTGGACATGGAAGATCCGGAAGATATTGCCATGGGGGACGAACGTGCACTGGAAGAGTATCTGGAAGCGGGAGAAGTTTCTATAGATACCATAAGCCAGATGATTGCAGATCGTCAGATTTTCCCTTGTTATTTTGGTGCTGCACTGAAATTACAAGGTGTACAGGAATTACTGGACGGGGTTGGAAAATATGTGGGAGATAATGTTTCGGCCAATTATGATCAGGCAGATAATAGATTACAGAACAGCGGAGATGCTCAGCAGTTTGGTGCGCGTGTCTATAAGATTTCCCGTGACCCTCAGGGAAACCGGCTGACTCACATGAAGATTACTTCCGGTGAATTAAAAGTTAAATCTTTGCTGAAAGGTGGACAAGTCTCTGAGCCGTGGGAAGAGAAGGCAGACCAGATCCGAATTTATTCCGGAGAAAAATTCGAGACAGTACAACAGGCGAAAGCAGGCATGATCTGTGCTGTGACAGGATTAAAGCATACATTTCCAGGGGAGGGACTTGGAATTGAAGCCGGTAAACAGGCAGTAACACCGATGTTAGAACCAGTTCTGAATTATCAGGTTTATTTCCCTGATCAGGTGGATGCACATACCATGCTCGGCTATATGCGCCAGATTGAGGAAGAAGATCCCATGCTTCGGGTTATTTGGAATGAAGAACTGGGCGAAATCCATGTTCAGCTCATGGGCGAGGTGCAGACAGAGATTCTGAAAAGTCTGGTAAGCGAACGATTCGGAGTAGATGTGACATTTGGCACTGGAAATATTGTATATAAGGAAACAATAAAAAATGTCGTAGAAGGTGTAGGGCATTATGAGCCGCTCCGCCATTATGCGGAGGTGCATCTGATTCTGGAGCCGGGACTTCCGGGCAGCGGACTTGAGTTCGCAACCGACTGCAGTACAGATGATCTGGATCTGAACTGGCAGCGGCTGATTCTCACACATCTTTTGGAGCGGGAGCATAGAGGTGTGCTTCTTGGAGCGGCAATTACTGATATGAAGATCACACTGGTAGCAGGAAGAGCACATTTGAAACACACGGAGGGCGGTGACTTTCGACAGTCTACTTACCGGGCGGTGCGCCAGGGACTGATGCAGGCGGAAAGTGTACTGTTAGAGCCATATTATGAATTCCGTCTGGAAGTGCCGTCAGAAATGATCGGGCGTGCACTGACGGATGTTCAGCGTATGTACGGTGAGTTTGCGCCACCGAAGACAGACGGGGATCAGAGTGTGCTTACAGGAAGCGCGCCGGTTGCCTGTATGCGTGATTACCAGAAAGAAGTGGTGAGCTACACAAGAGGACGGGGACGGCTGACACTTGTATTTCAGGGCTATGCACCATGCCATAATACAGAAGAGATTCTGGAAAATGCAGGCTATGACCCGGAAGCGGACAACGAGAATCCGACCGGTTCTATATTTTGCAGTCACGGAGCCGGATATTATGTACCATGGCAGGAAGTGCCGGAGCATATGCACATTTCCTCTAAGTTGGAGGAGTATCTCAGAAAAGACAAAGATGCGGAGGAAATGCACGAAGAAGCTGATGGCAATGGCAGAGGTGTATTAAGAAATGGTGCTGCCGGTGGAAGTCCTTCAAAATCAGGCAGAAGTCGTGATTTTGGCGCGGAAGACCGGGAATTGGAAGAGATTTTCATGCGGACTTACGGAAAGATTGAACGTAAGAAACCAGGCAACGGACCGCGTACGATCATTGCCCAGTCCCAATATAAAGAAGAAAAACCACAGGAGAAGGTTGCAGAATATCTTTTAGTAGATGGGTACAACGTCATTTTTGCGTGGGACGAACTGAAAGAACTGGCAAAGGTGAACATTGAGAGTGCCAGAAATAAATTAATGGATATCTTAAGCAACTATCAGGGATTTAAGAAATGTACCGTGATCCTTGTGTTTGATGCATATAAGGTGGATGGCGATACGCTGGAGATTCAGAAATACCACAACATTCACGTTGTTTATACGAAGCAGGCTGAGACAGCAGATCAGTACATAGAAAAGGTCGTGCACCATATCGGACGAAAACGCCATGTGACAGTCGTAACTTCCGATGGCGTGGAGCAGGTCGTGACCCAGGGACAGGGAAGCGCACTTATTTCTTCCAGAGAATTTTATGAAGAGGTAGAAATCACCCGCAGACAAATTCAGGAAGAAATTAAGGAGCGCACAGGCGGCACAAAAAATTACCTTTTCGACCATATGGATGAAGCATTTGTAAAAGAGATGGAAGATGTCCGTCTTGGAAAGAAGGATATTTGA
- the fliB gene encoding flagellin lysine-N-methylase, which yields MLCTIPDYYKEFSCIAGDCEDTCCAGWQIVIDEKSKRRYAKAATGLNNIEKNLARELRRCVNWREGVFRQDTEKRCAFLNQNNLCRLYQMAGPDSLCRTCKMYPRHIEEFEGVREITLSLSCPEAARIILGKKNPVHFLSYEKPGEEDYGDFDLFFYSQLVDARESILKMLQDRSLSIHHRMALALAISHDMQAHVDRREMFSCEDIPKKYESETARKYTKERLEAFEKDETGRFEFAQKTFQYLYRLELLKENWLYVLMDADKLLYGGLASVYEDSVKSDAEQKGNAIQKGNAIQKGNTAQKDGEEQSEEDIDQLRYFVNLQEFELWKQEHMPDWDIMLEQMLVYFVFTYFCGAVYDGRIQAKMQVCVYSVYIIEEILRARWLENEKTLSMEEVVELTYRYSREVEHSDQNPERLEHFMEKNPWIRVKK from the coding sequence ATGTTATGTACCATACCAGATTATTATAAAGAATTTTCCTGCATTGCCGGGGACTGCGAGGACACTTGCTGCGCGGGGTGGCAGATTGTAATTGATGAGAAGTCGAAGCGGCGGTACGCAAAGGCAGCAACAGGGCTTAATAATATTGAAAAGAATCTTGCCCGCGAGCTGCGCCGCTGTGTCAACTGGCGCGAGGGCGTATTCCGTCAGGATACGGAAAAGCGCTGTGCATTTTTAAACCAGAATAATCTCTGTCGGCTTTATCAGATGGCGGGACCGGACAGCCTGTGCCGGACTTGTAAAATGTATCCGCGCCACATAGAAGAGTTCGAGGGAGTCAGGGAAATCACGCTCTCCCTTTCCTGCCCGGAGGCAGCAAGAATCATATTAGGCAAGAAAAATCCGGTGCATTTCTTAAGTTATGAGAAGCCGGGAGAAGAAGATTATGGCGACTTCGACCTGTTCTTTTATTCACAGTTGGTGGACGCAAGAGAAAGCATTTTAAAAATGCTTCAGGATAGAAGTCTCTCCATTCATCACCGCATGGCGCTGGCACTGGCGATCAGCCATGATATGCAGGCACATGTAGACCGCAGGGAAATGTTTTCCTGTGAGGATATTCCGAAGAAATACGAGTCCGAGACAGCCAGAAAGTATACAAAAGAACGTCTGGAAGCATTTGAAAAAGACGAGACCGGACGATTCGAATTCGCACAGAAAACATTTCAGTATCTGTATCGGCTGGAGCTTCTGAAAGAAAACTGGCTGTATGTGCTGATGGACGCAGACAAATTACTTTACGGCGGTCTGGCAAGTGTGTATGAGGATTCGGTGAAGAGCGATGCAGAACAAAAAGGCAATGCAATACAAAAAGGCAATGCAATACAAAAAGGCAATACAGCACAAAAGGATGGAGAGGAACAGTCAGAGGAAGACATTGACCAGCTCAGATACTTTGTAAATCTCCAGGAATTTGAATTGTGGAAGCAGGAGCATATGCCGGATTGGGACATTATGCTGGAACAAATGCTGGTGTATTTTGTGTTTACCTATTTCTGTGGGGCAGTTTATGATGGACGTATTCAAGCGAAAATGCAGGTGTGCGTGTACAGTGTCTATATAATAGAAGAAATCTTGCGCGCCAGATGGCTGGAAAATGAAAAGACACTTTCCATGGAAGAAGTTGTGGAGCTGACCTACCGCTACTCCAGAGAGGTCGAACATTCCGACCAGAACCCAGAGCGTCTGGAACATTTCATGGAGAAAAATCCGTGGATCCGTGTAAAAAAGTAA
- a CDS encoding M18 family aminopeptidase: MEEDREYKDTVQKLFTFIEESPSQYHAVDTMRKHLEAAGYEQLLESGAWKLKSGGKYYVIRSGSSLIAFRIPAQDSQNYCGFQIVASHSDSPSFKIKTNPEMNVEEHYVKLNVEKYGGMLCAPWFDRPLSVAGRLIVKENNRLVTKLVNVDRDLVMIPNLAIHMNREANKGYDYNIQKDMLPLYGCGEAKGKFMKQIAEAANVKEDAILASDLFLYNRMKGSIWGACEEFISSPKLDDLQCAFSSLEAFLQSEESLPSENVQANEQSEVDGKNVINEKNVINGKSIPVHCVFDNEEVGSGTKQGAASTFLADTLIRINHAMGRDEAGYRQSIANSFMLSADNAHGVHPNHTDKACPTNRPYPGNGVVIKYSANQKYTTDAISAAVFEEICNRANVPYQIYVNRSDILGGSTLGNISTTQVPVNTVDIGLAQLAMHSPYETGSVKDTDYMIQAMKTFFEASVRQTEDGYELNFL, from the coding sequence GTGGAAGAAGACAGAGAATATAAAGACACAGTGCAAAAGCTGTTTACATTTATTGAAGAGAGCCCGAGTCAGTATCATGCCGTTGATACAATGAGAAAGCATTTGGAAGCGGCTGGCTATGAGCAGCTTTTAGAGAGCGGAGCGTGGAAGCTGAAATCAGGTGGGAAATATTATGTGATCCGCAGTGGTTCATCACTCATTGCATTTCGAATTCCGGCGCAGGATTCTCAGAATTACTGTGGGTTCCAGATTGTGGCGTCCCATAGTGATTCTCCGAGCTTTAAGATTAAAACAAATCCGGAAATGAACGTGGAAGAACATTATGTAAAATTGAATGTTGAAAAATATGGCGGTATGCTCTGTGCACCGTGGTTTGACAGACCACTGTCTGTGGCAGGGCGTCTGATCGTAAAAGAAAATAACAGACTTGTCACGAAGCTGGTCAACGTAGACCGGGATTTGGTCATGATTCCGAATCTGGCTATTCATATGAACCGGGAGGCAAATAAAGGTTACGATTATAACATACAGAAAGATATGCTGCCACTTTACGGTTGCGGCGAAGCAAAAGGAAAATTTATGAAGCAGATTGCAGAGGCGGCAAATGTAAAAGAGGACGCGATTCTTGCAAGTGACCTGTTCCTTTACAATCGCATGAAAGGAAGCATCTGGGGAGCTTGCGAAGAATTCATTTCCAGTCCGAAGCTGGATGATCTTCAGTGCGCATTTTCTTCATTAGAAGCTTTCTTGCAGTCTGAAGAATCTTTGCCATCGGAAAATGTACAGGCAAATGAACAAAGCGAAGTCGATGGAAAAAATGTAATCAATGAAAAAAATGTAATCAATGGAAAAAGTATCCCAGTTCACTGCGTATTCGATAACGAAGAAGTTGGAAGTGGGACAAAACAAGGAGCTGCATCTACATTTCTTGCAGATACACTGATTCGGATTAATCATGCCATGGGACGGGACGAGGCCGGATACAGGCAGAGTATCGCCAACAGCTTTATGCTTTCAGCAGATAATGCTCATGGCGTACACCCGAACCATACCGACAAGGCATGCCCGACGAATCGGCCATATCCGGGAAATGGAGTGGTCATCAAGTACAGCGCCAATCAGAAATATACTACCGATGCAATATCAGCAGCGGTGTTTGAGGAAATTTGCAACCGGGCAAATGTACCGTATCAGATTTACGTGAACCGTTCCGATATACTGGGAGGTTCCACACTCGGGAACATTTCCACGACACAGGTACCAGTCAACACAGTAGACATCGGACTGGCTCAGCTCGCCATGCATTCCCCATATGAGACAGGAAGCGTGAAAGACACAGATTACATGATCCAGGCTATGAAGACATTTTTTGAAGCTTCCGTGCGGCAGACCGAAGATGGATATGAACTCAATTTTCTTTAA
- a CDS encoding NCS2 family permease: MLEKVFKLSENKTDAKTEILAGITTFMTMAYILAVNPSILSATGMDSGAVFTATALAAFIGTLLMAIFANYPFALAPGMGLNAYFAYTVVLGMGYSWEYALTAVFAEGIIFILLSATNVREAIFNAIPQNLKAAVSVGIGLFIAFIGLQNAKIVIGGSTLLQLFSVDKYNEVNGVSASFNDVGITVLLAIIGIIVTGILVVKNIKGNILWGILITWLLGIICQFTGLYVPNADLGFYSLLPNFSNGLSIPSLSPIFCKLDFSGIFSLNFIVILFAFLFVDLFDTIGTLIGVSAKADMLDENGKLPRIKGALMADAVATTVGAVIGTSTTTTFVESASGVSEGGRTGLTSVTTAILFGLSLFLSPIFLAIPSFATAPALVIVGLYMLTNVTNIDFNDMSEAIPCYVCIIAMPFFYSISEGISMGVITYVALNLITGKAKEKKVSILMYVLAVLFVLKYVFL, from the coding sequence ATGTTAGAAAAAGTATTTAAACTTAGTGAAAACAAGACCGATGCGAAAACAGAAATACTTGCCGGAATCACAACATTTATGACAATGGCATATATTCTTGCGGTCAATCCAAGCATACTCTCAGCAACGGGTATGGATTCAGGAGCTGTATTTACTGCCACTGCTCTGGCAGCATTTATCGGAACACTGCTCATGGCAATCTTTGCAAACTATCCATTTGCACTGGCACCTGGTATGGGACTGAATGCATATTTTGCATACACAGTCGTATTAGGAATGGGATATAGCTGGGAATATGCACTGACAGCCGTATTTGCAGAAGGAATCATCTTTATTCTTTTGTCTGCAACAAATGTACGAGAAGCTATTTTCAATGCAATCCCACAGAATTTAAAAGCAGCCGTCAGCGTAGGAATCGGACTGTTCATCGCATTCATCGGACTTCAGAATGCAAAAATTGTAATCGGAGGATCTACACTGCTTCAGTTATTCTCCGTAGATAAATATAACGAAGTAAACGGAGTATCCGCGTCATTTAACGATGTAGGAATCACAGTACTCCTTGCAATCATCGGAATTATCGTTACAGGAATTTTAGTAGTAAAGAACATCAAAGGAAATATCCTCTGGGGAATCCTGATCACATGGCTGCTCGGAATCATCTGCCAGTTTACAGGACTTTATGTACCAAATGCAGATCTTGGATTCTATAGCCTGTTGCCAAATTTCAGCAACGGATTATCCATTCCAAGTCTGTCACCAATCTTCTGCAAACTGGACTTCAGCGGAATCTTCTCTCTGAACTTTATAGTCATCTTGTTTGCATTCCTGTTCGTAGACTTATTTGATACGATTGGAACACTGATCGGAGTATCCGCAAAAGCAGACATGCTCGACGAGAACGGAAAACTTCCAAGAATCAAAGGCGCACTTATGGCAGACGCAGTCGCAACAACAGTCGGAGCCGTAATCGGAACATCAACAACAACAACATTTGTAGAAAGCGCATCAGGAGTATCCGAAGGAGGAAGAACCGGACTTACATCAGTCACAACAGCAATCCTTTTCGGACTGTCACTGTTCCTGTCACCAATCTTCCTTGCAATACCATCATTTGCCACAGCACCGGCACTTGTAATTGTAGGACTTTACATGCTCACGAACGTAACAAACATAGATTTCAACGATATGTCAGAAGCAATCCCTTGCTATGTATGCATCATCGCAATGCCATTCTTCTACAGCATCTCCGAAGGAATCTCAATGGGAGTTATCACATACGTGGCACTCAACCTGATCACAGGAAAAGCAAAAGAAAAGAAAGTCAGCATACTCATGTACGTACTGGCAGTATTGTTTGTATTGAAATATGTATTTTTATAA
- a CDS encoding IS4 family transposase: MANISFIVKQKLESAIKILCRDFSSHVKRPGKDFSRNRKLPFEEVIRFLLPLQGQCMDQELFRHFSKKPLFFSTDYSGIPHSSAMIQARQKLSDSAMPALFHSFTETCKKGALFQGYQLLAIDGSQFSVPENLKEPLCWRKIPNISKGRNVIHLNAMYHLQSGIFEDVVFQPICECNEHKALAQMVDRRSSAFPAIFMADRGYESYNTFAHIEQKGDKYVVRGRESGTGICSGLNLPDTEEYDIEKELYICKKHSKKVKTNPRKYKRIRSDATFDFFTDDCEEYRLNLRIVKIKLSETTTEVLFTNLSKEKFSADDLKRLYHMRWGIETAFDQLKYALGAASVHSKNSELIIQELYGKLIMFNFCKTIVGGIAVKQQEYWKYEYKLNIKMAMCICREFWCSQTLAAPEVEKMLLNYLVPIRDNRTFPRDTVKKSAIAFNSRIA; the protein is encoded by the coding sequence ATGGCAAATATTTCTTTTATTGTAAAGCAAAAACTGGAGTCTGCTATAAAAATATTATGCAGAGATTTTTCATCACACGTAAAGCGTCCGGGAAAAGACTTTTCTAGGAATCGTAAACTTCCATTTGAAGAGGTGATTCGATTCCTTCTCCCTCTGCAAGGACAATGTATGGATCAGGAATTATTCCGTCACTTTTCAAAGAAACCACTCTTCTTTTCAACAGACTATTCGGGTATTCCGCATAGTTCCGCTATGATTCAGGCTCGGCAAAAACTTTCAGATTCTGCAATGCCGGCCTTGTTCCATTCGTTTACAGAGACTTGTAAAAAAGGTGCGCTTTTCCAGGGTTACCAACTTCTGGCAATAGATGGTTCCCAGTTTTCTGTCCCGGAAAATCTAAAAGAACCACTATGCTGGCGTAAGATACCCAATATCTCAAAGGGAAGAAATGTGATACATTTAAATGCTATGTACCATCTTCAGAGTGGTATTTTTGAAGATGTCGTTTTTCAGCCAATCTGTGAATGTAATGAGCATAAAGCCCTGGCTCAAATGGTAGACCGCCGGTCTTCTGCGTTTCCTGCTATTTTTATGGCTGATCGGGGATACGAAAGTTATAATACTTTCGCCCATATAGAACAAAAAGGGGATAAATACGTGGTTCGGGGAAGAGAATCAGGTACAGGTATCTGTTCTGGTCTGAATCTTCCTGATACAGAAGAATACGATATCGAAAAAGAACTTTATATCTGTAAAAAACATAGCAAAAAAGTAAAAACAAACCCACGAAAATATAAACGAATTCGCAGTGATGCAACATTTGATTTTTTCACAGACGATTGTGAGGAATATCGATTAAATCTTAGAATTGTAAAAATAAAACTCTCTGAAACCACAACTGAAGTACTGTTTACAAATCTTTCTAAAGAGAAATTTTCGGCAGATGATTTAAAACGGTTATATCATATGCGCTGGGGAATTGAAACTGCATTTGACCAGTTAAAATATGCGCTTGGCGCTGCATCTGTTCATTCTAAGAACTCAGAATTAATCATACAAGAATTGTATGGAAAGCTAATTATGTTCAATTTTTGTAAAACTATAGTTGGTGGAATTGCGGTAAAACAGCAGGAATACTGGAAATATGAATATAAATTGAATATAAAAATGGCAATGTGTATTTGTAGAGAATTCTGGTGCTCCCAGACTTTAGCAGCACCAGAGGTTGAAAAAATGTTGCTGAACTATCTTGTCCCCATAAGGGATAACCGGACTTTTCCACGAGATACGGTTAAAAAGTCAGCAATAGCATTCAATAGTAGGATAGCATAA
- a CDS encoding LysR family transcriptional regulator, with the protein MNTDYLRYFSTLAELQHYGNAAKELNISQPGLSHAIHSLEKDYGLPLFEKTGRNVRLSPYGLEIKKYIDVILNNLDELEQTISDFHREDKIIRIASVYPLARSFIPELIQSCSLKFPFAIYNGMTPDILHGLETMTYDLGFCSGQPSSELFEYCPVQKSYVGIVVPKGHELISKEAFTFRDITTYPQIFFTRTSPMRKLQEQIYKDYQISAAPACEAEEIEVILNMIEHGFGISVLPYLDIFKNRNVDVLPLSETKWESTFYAIRRRDGVRSHGEKTIWSQIIHNSKRDRLEF; encoded by the coding sequence ATGAACACCGATTACCTTCGCTACTTTTCCACTCTTGCAGAACTCCAACATTATGGAAATGCTGCAAAAGAATTAAACATTTCCCAGCCGGGACTCAGCCATGCAATTCATTCTTTGGAAAAAGACTATGGACTTCCACTTTTTGAGAAAACCGGTAGAAATGTACGACTTAGCCCTTATGGACTAGAAATAAAAAAATATATAGATGTCATTTTAAACAACTTGGACGAATTAGAACAGACCATCTCTGACTTCCACCGAGAAGATAAAATCATCCGGATTGCCAGCGTCTATCCCCTGGCCAGAAGCTTCATTCCGGAACTGATCCAATCCTGTTCTTTGAAGTTTCCATTTGCAATTTACAATGGAATGACCCCGGATATTCTTCACGGTCTGGAAACTATGACTTATGATCTTGGCTTTTGCTCCGGACAGCCCTCATCAGAACTATTTGAATACTGCCCTGTTCAAAAATCCTATGTTGGAATCGTCGTTCCAAAAGGACATGAATTAATATCAAAAGAAGCTTTCACCTTTCGTGATATTACTACATACCCACAGATTTTCTTCACACGGACAAGCCCAATGCGAAAGCTTCAGGAACAAATTTACAAAGATTATCAAATTTCTGCAGCCCCTGCCTGCGAAGCTGAAGAAATAGAAGTGATTTTAAATATGATTGAACACGGATTTGGCATCTCTGTCCTGCCATATCTGGATATCTTCAAAAACCGGAATGTAGACGTTCTTCCACTTTCCGAGACAAAATGGGAGTCGACCTTTTATGCAATCCGCAGACGCGATGGGGTCAGAAGCCATGGCGAAAAAACAATTTGGAGCCAGATTATACACAATTCAAAAAGGGACAGGTTGGAATTTTAG
- a CDS encoding DUF6198 family protein codes for MYAVKVYEAYITTRLKEKRIIMNKKYLPGELALCIVLIINSLGVCLMAKSGFGISTISSVPFVFNKVFPALSFGTWNYIFQTMLVLTLMILKKAFCFEYIFSFVVGIGFGKMIDVHDAWLALLPNTMALNVLYFALGFLIIGFGIALANRCMLPIIPTDTFPRDMSEILNKPYKYVKTTFDLCCLTTTLVLSIGILHGLHGVGIGTVLCAFITGKTVSMFQKVLDDHVVFYRAVIRPTKPEISGRTV; via the coding sequence ATGTATGCAGTAAAAGTATATGAGGCGTATATCACAACAAGATTAAAAGAAAAGAGGATTATCATGAATAAAAAATATCTCCCTGGAGAACTGGCTCTTTGCATCGTACTGATCATCAACAGTCTTGGAGTGTGCCTGATGGCAAAGAGTGGCTTTGGAATTTCAACGATTTCATCTGTGCCATTTGTATTCAATAAAGTATTTCCGGCACTGTCGTTTGGAACATGGAATTACATTTTCCAGACAATGCTCGTATTAACACTTATGATTTTAAAGAAAGCATTTTGTTTCGAATATATCTTTTCCTTTGTTGTAGGAATCGGTTTTGGGAAAATGATTGATGTCCACGATGCGTGGCTGGCACTTCTGCCAAATACAATGGCGTTAAATGTACTGTATTTTGCATTGGGATTTTTGATTATCGGCTTTGGAATCGCACTGGCGAATCGCTGTATGCTTCCGATTATTCCGACGGATACATTTCCAAGGGATATGTCAGAGATTCTGAACAAACCATATAAATATGTGAAGACCACATTTGACTTGTGTTGTCTGACTACAACACTGGTACTTTCCATTGGAATCCTTCACGGACTTCACGGTGTAGGAATCGGAACAGTGCTCTGCGCATTCATTACAGGAAAGACCGTATCCATGTTTCAGAAAGTGTTAGATGACCATGTTGTATTCTATCGCGCGGTAATTCGTCCGACGAAGCCGGAGATATCCGGACGGACGGTGTAA
- a CDS encoding BMP family ABC transporter substrate-binding protein: protein MKKKLIGMMLVLAMMASLLTACGKSNSSSDSNSTKKAKSESSENLTSDGKAKKACYITNSPLGNDFTDSIWSGFQAMKDKGWEVKSIEVSEEGEYAEQIRAMAAEGYTAIFTMFDEVSDVALELADELKEEYPDLHIFMLDTYMEHDKTNCTSVSVDPFESSFVAGFVAANMTQTGTVGWIGHSDILKIWRFRDGFKAGVAYANNGTQVVTAFTGDYKDPVKGQETAKAMIDEYPVDIIYQCDYLGGSGVISACADAGIKCIGVDDWQGGIDKCVFWSAIKAMNVAVESILQDVDDGREFPTAINFDLSSGGRVYDDRDWNNIPKDLQDKVTELINGIKSGDVDVYAGFDEYRLQY, encoded by the coding sequence ATGAAAAAGAAACTAATTGGAATGATGCTTGTACTTGCAATGATGGCGTCTCTGCTTACAGCATGTGGAAAGTCTAATTCAAGTTCAGACAGCAACTCAACAAAAAAGGCAAAAAGTGAAAGCAGCGAAAACTTAACATCTGATGGTAAGGCAAAGAAAGCTTGTTATATTACAAATTCACCATTAGGTAACGACTTCACAGATTCTATTTGGTCTGGTTTTCAGGCTATGAAAGATAAGGGCTGGGAGGTTAAGAGTATTGAAGTTAGTGAAGAAGGCGAGTATGCAGAGCAGATTCGTGCCATGGCAGCAGAAGGATACACTGCAATCTTCACAATGTTTGATGAAGTAAGTGACGTGGCGTTAGAGCTTGCAGACGAGCTGAAAGAGGAGTATCCAGACCTTCATATTTTCATGCTTGATACATATATGGAGCACGATAAAACAAATTGCACAAGTGTTTCAGTAGATCCGTTCGAGTCATCATTCGTTGCAGGTTTCGTGGCAGCAAATATGACACAGACTGGAACAGTAGGATGGATTGGACATTCTGATATTCTCAAAATTTGGAGATTCAGAGATGGATTTAAAGCTGGGGTAGCTTATGCAAATAATGGAACACAGGTTGTGACCGCATTTACAGGAGATTATAAAGATCCTGTAAAAGGACAGGAGACAGCAAAAGCAATGATTGATGAGTACCCGGTAGATATTATTTATCAGTGTGATTATCTTGGAGGAAGTGGCGTCATTTCCGCATGTGCAGATGCTGGTATCAAATGTATCGGTGTAGATGACTGGCAGGGTGGAATTGATAAATGTGTATTCTGGTCAGCAATCAAAGCTATGAATGTAGCAGTAGAGTCTATTCTTCAGGATGTAGATGACGGAAGAGAATTTCCTACGGCAATTAACTTTGACTTAAGTTCAGGCGGTAGAGTTTATGATGATCGTGACTGGAATAACATTCCAAAAGATCTTCAGGATAAAGTAACAGAACTTATCAATGGAATCAAATCTGGAGATGTAGATGTTTACGCAGGATTTGATGAGTACAGATTACAGTACTAA